The following coding sequences are from one Brienomyrus brachyistius isolate T26 chromosome 15, BBRACH_0.4, whole genome shotgun sequence window:
- the rgl1 gene encoding ral guanine nucleotide dissociation stimulator-like 1 isoform X2 has product MREALTMKFAWRAKMSSMQDWGEEVEEGAIYNVTLKRVQIQQAANKGARWLGVDGDRLPPGHTVSQLETHKIRSIRAGSLERLVETLLTAFGDNDLTYTSIFLSTYRAFACTEGVLQLLLDKYGNVEDEGDGDHQRPDTRAEIQNALASILRAWLDQCPEDFQEPPSYPSLRRVMEFLQRALPGSELLRRAQSLLEVLQSQASLESETDGSLQGNSPFCLGEEEEVEVEAETQDFLSFGTDLVAEQLTYMDALLFKKVVPHHCLGSVWSQRDKKQNKLSAPTVRATITQFNAVAACVVSTVLRQRQIRPHLRARVIQHWIDIAQECRIRKNFSSLRAIISALQSNPLYRLKRAWASVHKDSMQMFEELSDIFSDHNNYFTSRELLMREGTSKFASLESCAKEHQKRSHKRLQLQKEMGAMQGTIPYLGTFLTDLTMLDTALPDLVEGSLINFEKRRREFEVIAQIKLLQSACNSYSLHPDRHFLRWFLRQPQLTEEESYTLSCEIEGVGDCSPTSPKARKSMVKRLSLLFLGAETGTASSPVRENPRSPPAGSSGESMDSVSVSSSDSGSPSDSEGLTPTHMPNTAQKLSESSSCSSLHSMDTTSSSSASIPLIPASPTPSGCSCSHRRTPSLTPASPSSPSLPPVYNTQAQDACIIRVSLEHGNGNMYKSIMLTSQDKTPVVISRAMTKHHLEGEPADTYELVQVISEERELVIPDNANVFYAMNTSANFDFLLRVRGSAGRPVQLRSRCSSTLPRAQQRTSLSLRLSKVTL; this is encoded by the exons ATGCGAGAAGCCTTGACCATGAAATTCGCCTGGAGAGCTAAGATG AGCTCCATGCAGGACTggggggaggaggtggaggagggggcCATATACAATGTGACTCTGAAAAGGGTCCAGATCCAGCAAGCGGCCAACAAGGGAGCACGATGGCTAGGG GTGGATGGGGACCGCCTCCCCCCAGGCCACACGGTCAGCCAGCTGGAGACGCATAAGATCCGCAGCATCCGCGCCGGCTCGCTGGAGCGGCTGGTGGAGACGCTGCTTACGGCCTTCGGCGACAATGACCTCACCTACACCAGCATCTTCCTGTCCACGTACCGCGCCTTTGCCTGCACCGAGGGggtgctgcagctgctgcttgATAA ATATGGCAACGTGGAGGACGAGGGAGATGGAGACCATCAGCGGCCTGACACGAGGGCGGAAATCCAGAA TGCCCTGGCCTCCATCCTGCGGGCCTGGCTGGACCAGTGTCCCGAGGACTTCCAGGAGCCGCCCTCATACCCAAGCCTGCGCAGGGTCAtggagttcctgcagagggcgctGCCTGGCTCGGAGCTGCTACGCAGAGCGCAGAGTCTACTGGAGGTGCTGCAGAGCCAGGCCAGCCTGGAGTCTGAGACTGACG GCAGTTTACAGGGTAACAGCCCCTTCTGCCTcggggaggaagaggaagtggaAGTGGAGGCAGAGACGCAGGACTTCCTGTCCTTTGGTACCGATTTGGTGGCGGAGCAGTTGACTTACATGGATGCG CTTCTGTTCAAGAAGGTGGTTCCCCATCACTGCTTGGGCTCCGTTTGGTCCCAACGCGACAAGAAGCAGAACAAGCTGAGCGCGCCCACCGTCCGAGCCACCATCACGCAGTTCAACGCCGTGGCGGCCTGTGTGGTCAGCACCGTGCTACGTCAGCGGCAGATTCGCCCCCACCTGCGCGCACGAGTCATCCAGCACTGGATCGACATTGCCCAA GAGTGCAGAATTCGCAAGAATTTCTCCTCTCTGCGAGCCATTATCTCAGCGCTGCAATCCAATCCCCTGTACCGCCTGAAGAGGGCATGGGCCTCCGTGCACAA GGACAGCATGCAGATGTTTGAGGAACTTTCGGATATTTTTTCCGATCACAACAACTACTTCACCAGCCGGGAGCTGCTGATGAGG GAGGGCACCTCAAAGTTTGCCAGTCTGGAGAGCTGTGCTAAGGAGCACCAGAAACGGTCTCACAAGAGGCTGCAGCTTCAGAAAGAAATG GGTGCCATGCAGGGGACGATCCCCTACCTGGGGACCTTCCTGACAGACCTAACCATGCTGGACACGGCCCTGCCTGACCTGGTTGAG GGGAGTCTGATAAACTTTGAGAAGAGGCGCAGG GAGTTTGAAGTAATTGCacagatcaagctgctgcagtcggCCTGTAACAGCTACTCGCTGCACCCTGACCGCCACTTCCTGCGCTGGTTCCTCCGCCAGCCCCAGCTCACTGAAGAGGAGAg ctaCACCCTGTCCTGTGAGATCGAGGGAGTGGGAGACTGCAGCCCTACCTCCCCCAAGGCGAGGAAGAGCATGGTGAAGAGGCTGAGTCT GCTGTTTCTGGGAGCCGAAACTGGCACTGCAAGCTCTCCTGTGAGGGAGAACCCTCGGTCGCCACCTGCTGGCAGCTCGGGGGAAAGCATGGACTCGGTCAGCGTGTCCTCCAGTGACTCCGGCAGCCCGTCGGACAGCGAGGGCctgacacccacacacatgccTAACACGGCACAGAAG TTGTCAGAATCCTCGTCCTGCTCCTCTCTGCACTCCATGGACACGACGTCGTCGTCATCAGCCAGCATCCCCCTGATCCCGGCCTCCCCGACGCCGTCAGGCTGCTCCTGCTCCCACCGCCGTACCCCCTCCCTGACTCCTGCCTCTCCCTCATCCCCCAGCCTGCCCCCCGTCTACAACACACAGGCTCAAGACGCCTGCATCATCCGCGTCAGCCTGGAGCATGGCAACGGAAACATGTACAAGAGCATCATG CTGACCAGCCAGGACAAAACTCCTGTGGTCATCTCACGCGCCATGACCAAGCACCACCTGGAGGGGGAGCCGGCGGACACCTACGAGCTGGTGCAGGTCATCTCTGAGGAAAGAG agcTTGTGATCCCGGACAACGCCAATGTCTTTTACGCCATGAACACGTCGGCCAACTTCGACTTCCTGCTGCGCGTGCGTGGCTCCGCCGGGCGCCCCGTCCAGCTGCGCAGTCGCTGCAGCTCCACCCTCCCGCGTGCGCAGCAGAGGACCAGCCTGTCCCTGAGACTCAGCAAGGTCACATTGTGA
- the rgl1 gene encoding ral guanine nucleotide dissociation stimulator-like 1 isoform X3, which produces MKFGKVADGEEWSSMQDWGEEVEEGAIYNVTLKRVQIQQAANKGARWLGVDGDRLPPGHTVSQLETHKIRSIRAGSLERLVETLLTAFGDNDLTYTSIFLSTYRAFACTEGVLQLLLDKYGNVEDEGDGDHQRPDTRAEIQNALASILRAWLDQCPEDFQEPPSYPSLRRVMEFLQRALPGSELLRRAQSLLEVLQSQASLESETDGSLQGNSPFCLGEEEEVEVEAETQDFLSFGTDLVAEQLTYMDALLFKKVVPHHCLGSVWSQRDKKQNKLSAPTVRATITQFNAVAACVVSTVLRQRQIRPHLRARVIQHWIDIAQECRIRKNFSSLRAIISALQSNPLYRLKRAWASVHKDSMQMFEELSDIFSDHNNYFTSRELLMREGTSKFASLESCAKEHQKRSHKRLQLQKEMGAMQGTIPYLGTFLTDLTMLDTALPDLVEGSLINFEKRRREFEVIAQIKLLQSACNSYSLHPDRHFLRWFLRQPQLTEEESYTLSCEIEGVGDCSPTSPKARKSMVKRLSLLFLGAETGTASSPVRENPRSPPAGSSGESMDSVSVSSSDSGSPSDSEGLTPTHMPNTAQKLSESSSCSSLHSMDTTSSSSASIPLIPASPTPSGCSCSHRRTPSLTPASPSSPSLPPVYNTQAQDACIIRVSLEHGNGNMYKSIMLTSQDKTPVVISRAMTKHHLEGEPADTYELVQVISEERELVIPDNANVFYAMNTSANFDFLLRVRGSAGRPVQLRSRCSSTLPRAQQRTSLSLRLSKVTL; this is translated from the exons ATGAAGTTTGGGAAAGTAGCGGATGGAGAAGAATGG AGCTCCATGCAGGACTggggggaggaggtggaggagggggcCATATACAATGTGACTCTGAAAAGGGTCCAGATCCAGCAAGCGGCCAACAAGGGAGCACGATGGCTAGGG GTGGATGGGGACCGCCTCCCCCCAGGCCACACGGTCAGCCAGCTGGAGACGCATAAGATCCGCAGCATCCGCGCCGGCTCGCTGGAGCGGCTGGTGGAGACGCTGCTTACGGCCTTCGGCGACAATGACCTCACCTACACCAGCATCTTCCTGTCCACGTACCGCGCCTTTGCCTGCACCGAGGGggtgctgcagctgctgcttgATAA ATATGGCAACGTGGAGGACGAGGGAGATGGAGACCATCAGCGGCCTGACACGAGGGCGGAAATCCAGAA TGCCCTGGCCTCCATCCTGCGGGCCTGGCTGGACCAGTGTCCCGAGGACTTCCAGGAGCCGCCCTCATACCCAAGCCTGCGCAGGGTCAtggagttcctgcagagggcgctGCCTGGCTCGGAGCTGCTACGCAGAGCGCAGAGTCTACTGGAGGTGCTGCAGAGCCAGGCCAGCCTGGAGTCTGAGACTGACG GCAGTTTACAGGGTAACAGCCCCTTCTGCCTcggggaggaagaggaagtggaAGTGGAGGCAGAGACGCAGGACTTCCTGTCCTTTGGTACCGATTTGGTGGCGGAGCAGTTGACTTACATGGATGCG CTTCTGTTCAAGAAGGTGGTTCCCCATCACTGCTTGGGCTCCGTTTGGTCCCAACGCGACAAGAAGCAGAACAAGCTGAGCGCGCCCACCGTCCGAGCCACCATCACGCAGTTCAACGCCGTGGCGGCCTGTGTGGTCAGCACCGTGCTACGTCAGCGGCAGATTCGCCCCCACCTGCGCGCACGAGTCATCCAGCACTGGATCGACATTGCCCAA GAGTGCAGAATTCGCAAGAATTTCTCCTCTCTGCGAGCCATTATCTCAGCGCTGCAATCCAATCCCCTGTACCGCCTGAAGAGGGCATGGGCCTCCGTGCACAA GGACAGCATGCAGATGTTTGAGGAACTTTCGGATATTTTTTCCGATCACAACAACTACTTCACCAGCCGGGAGCTGCTGATGAGG GAGGGCACCTCAAAGTTTGCCAGTCTGGAGAGCTGTGCTAAGGAGCACCAGAAACGGTCTCACAAGAGGCTGCAGCTTCAGAAAGAAATG GGTGCCATGCAGGGGACGATCCCCTACCTGGGGACCTTCCTGACAGACCTAACCATGCTGGACACGGCCCTGCCTGACCTGGTTGAG GGGAGTCTGATAAACTTTGAGAAGAGGCGCAGG GAGTTTGAAGTAATTGCacagatcaagctgctgcagtcggCCTGTAACAGCTACTCGCTGCACCCTGACCGCCACTTCCTGCGCTGGTTCCTCCGCCAGCCCCAGCTCACTGAAGAGGAGAg ctaCACCCTGTCCTGTGAGATCGAGGGAGTGGGAGACTGCAGCCCTACCTCCCCCAAGGCGAGGAAGAGCATGGTGAAGAGGCTGAGTCT GCTGTTTCTGGGAGCCGAAACTGGCACTGCAAGCTCTCCTGTGAGGGAGAACCCTCGGTCGCCACCTGCTGGCAGCTCGGGGGAAAGCATGGACTCGGTCAGCGTGTCCTCCAGTGACTCCGGCAGCCCGTCGGACAGCGAGGGCctgacacccacacacatgccTAACACGGCACAGAAG TTGTCAGAATCCTCGTCCTGCTCCTCTCTGCACTCCATGGACACGACGTCGTCGTCATCAGCCAGCATCCCCCTGATCCCGGCCTCCCCGACGCCGTCAGGCTGCTCCTGCTCCCACCGCCGTACCCCCTCCCTGACTCCTGCCTCTCCCTCATCCCCCAGCCTGCCCCCCGTCTACAACACACAGGCTCAAGACGCCTGCATCATCCGCGTCAGCCTGGAGCATGGCAACGGAAACATGTACAAGAGCATCATG CTGACCAGCCAGGACAAAACTCCTGTGGTCATCTCACGCGCCATGACCAAGCACCACCTGGAGGGGGAGCCGGCGGACACCTACGAGCTGGTGCAGGTCATCTCTGAGGAAAGAG agcTTGTGATCCCGGACAACGCCAATGTCTTTTACGCCATGAACACGTCGGCCAACTTCGACTTCCTGCTGCGCGTGCGTGGCTCCGCCGGGCGCCCCGTCCAGCTGCGCAGTCGCTGCAGCTCCACCCTCCCGCGTGCGCAGCAGAGGACCAGCCTGTCCCTGAGACTCAGCAAGGTCACATTGTGA
- the rgl1 gene encoding ral guanine nucleotide dissociation stimulator-like 1 isoform X5 produces the protein MSSMQDWGEEVEEGAIYNVTLKRVQIQQAANKGARWLGVDGDRLPPGHTVSQLETHKIRSIRAGSLERLVETLLTAFGDNDLTYTSIFLSTYRAFACTEGVLQLLLDKYGNVEDEGDGDHQRPDTRAEIQNALASILRAWLDQCPEDFQEPPSYPSLRRVMEFLQRALPGSELLRRAQSLLEVLQSQASLESETDGSLQGNSPFCLGEEEEVEVEAETQDFLSFGTDLVAEQLTYMDALLFKKVVPHHCLGSVWSQRDKKQNKLSAPTVRATITQFNAVAACVVSTVLRQRQIRPHLRARVIQHWIDIAQECRIRKNFSSLRAIISALQSNPLYRLKRAWASVHKDSMQMFEELSDIFSDHNNYFTSRELLMREGTSKFASLESCAKEHQKRSHKRLQLQKEMGAMQGTIPYLGTFLTDLTMLDTALPDLVEGSLINFEKRRREFEVIAQIKLLQSACNSYSLHPDRHFLRWFLRQPQLTEEESYTLSCEIEGVGDCSPTSPKARKSMVKRLSLLFLGAETGTASSPVRENPRSPPAGSSGESMDSVSVSSSDSGSPSDSEGLTPTHMPNTAQKLSESSSCSSLHSMDTTSSSSASIPLIPASPTPSGCSCSHRRTPSLTPASPSSPSLPPVYNTQAQDACIIRVSLEHGNGNMYKSIMLTSQDKTPVVISRAMTKHHLEGEPADTYELVQVISEERELVIPDNANVFYAMNTSANFDFLLRVRGSAGRPVQLRSRCSSTLPRAQQRTSLSLRLSKVTL, from the exons ATG AGCTCCATGCAGGACTggggggaggaggtggaggagggggcCATATACAATGTGACTCTGAAAAGGGTCCAGATCCAGCAAGCGGCCAACAAGGGAGCACGATGGCTAGGG GTGGATGGGGACCGCCTCCCCCCAGGCCACACGGTCAGCCAGCTGGAGACGCATAAGATCCGCAGCATCCGCGCCGGCTCGCTGGAGCGGCTGGTGGAGACGCTGCTTACGGCCTTCGGCGACAATGACCTCACCTACACCAGCATCTTCCTGTCCACGTACCGCGCCTTTGCCTGCACCGAGGGggtgctgcagctgctgcttgATAA ATATGGCAACGTGGAGGACGAGGGAGATGGAGACCATCAGCGGCCTGACACGAGGGCGGAAATCCAGAA TGCCCTGGCCTCCATCCTGCGGGCCTGGCTGGACCAGTGTCCCGAGGACTTCCAGGAGCCGCCCTCATACCCAAGCCTGCGCAGGGTCAtggagttcctgcagagggcgctGCCTGGCTCGGAGCTGCTACGCAGAGCGCAGAGTCTACTGGAGGTGCTGCAGAGCCAGGCCAGCCTGGAGTCTGAGACTGACG GCAGTTTACAGGGTAACAGCCCCTTCTGCCTcggggaggaagaggaagtggaAGTGGAGGCAGAGACGCAGGACTTCCTGTCCTTTGGTACCGATTTGGTGGCGGAGCAGTTGACTTACATGGATGCG CTTCTGTTCAAGAAGGTGGTTCCCCATCACTGCTTGGGCTCCGTTTGGTCCCAACGCGACAAGAAGCAGAACAAGCTGAGCGCGCCCACCGTCCGAGCCACCATCACGCAGTTCAACGCCGTGGCGGCCTGTGTGGTCAGCACCGTGCTACGTCAGCGGCAGATTCGCCCCCACCTGCGCGCACGAGTCATCCAGCACTGGATCGACATTGCCCAA GAGTGCAGAATTCGCAAGAATTTCTCCTCTCTGCGAGCCATTATCTCAGCGCTGCAATCCAATCCCCTGTACCGCCTGAAGAGGGCATGGGCCTCCGTGCACAA GGACAGCATGCAGATGTTTGAGGAACTTTCGGATATTTTTTCCGATCACAACAACTACTTCACCAGCCGGGAGCTGCTGATGAGG GAGGGCACCTCAAAGTTTGCCAGTCTGGAGAGCTGTGCTAAGGAGCACCAGAAACGGTCTCACAAGAGGCTGCAGCTTCAGAAAGAAATG GGTGCCATGCAGGGGACGATCCCCTACCTGGGGACCTTCCTGACAGACCTAACCATGCTGGACACGGCCCTGCCTGACCTGGTTGAG GGGAGTCTGATAAACTTTGAGAAGAGGCGCAGG GAGTTTGAAGTAATTGCacagatcaagctgctgcagtcggCCTGTAACAGCTACTCGCTGCACCCTGACCGCCACTTCCTGCGCTGGTTCCTCCGCCAGCCCCAGCTCACTGAAGAGGAGAg ctaCACCCTGTCCTGTGAGATCGAGGGAGTGGGAGACTGCAGCCCTACCTCCCCCAAGGCGAGGAAGAGCATGGTGAAGAGGCTGAGTCT GCTGTTTCTGGGAGCCGAAACTGGCACTGCAAGCTCTCCTGTGAGGGAGAACCCTCGGTCGCCACCTGCTGGCAGCTCGGGGGAAAGCATGGACTCGGTCAGCGTGTCCTCCAGTGACTCCGGCAGCCCGTCGGACAGCGAGGGCctgacacccacacacatgccTAACACGGCACAGAAG TTGTCAGAATCCTCGTCCTGCTCCTCTCTGCACTCCATGGACACGACGTCGTCGTCATCAGCCAGCATCCCCCTGATCCCGGCCTCCCCGACGCCGTCAGGCTGCTCCTGCTCCCACCGCCGTACCCCCTCCCTGACTCCTGCCTCTCCCTCATCCCCCAGCCTGCCCCCCGTCTACAACACACAGGCTCAAGACGCCTGCATCATCCGCGTCAGCCTGGAGCATGGCAACGGAAACATGTACAAGAGCATCATG CTGACCAGCCAGGACAAAACTCCTGTGGTCATCTCACGCGCCATGACCAAGCACCACCTGGAGGGGGAGCCGGCGGACACCTACGAGCTGGTGCAGGTCATCTCTGAGGAAAGAG agcTTGTGATCCCGGACAACGCCAATGTCTTTTACGCCATGAACACGTCGGCCAACTTCGACTTCCTGCTGCGCGTGCGTGGCTCCGCCGGGCGCCCCGTCCAGCTGCGCAGTCGCTGCAGCTCCACCCTCCCGCGTGCGCAGCAGAGGACCAGCCTGTCCCTGAGACTCAGCAAGGTCACATTGTGA
- the rgl1 gene encoding ral guanine nucleotide dissociation stimulator-like 1 isoform X4, with protein MDEHPQSSMQDWGEEVEEGAIYNVTLKRVQIQQAANKGARWLGVDGDRLPPGHTVSQLETHKIRSIRAGSLERLVETLLTAFGDNDLTYTSIFLSTYRAFACTEGVLQLLLDKYGNVEDEGDGDHQRPDTRAEIQNALASILRAWLDQCPEDFQEPPSYPSLRRVMEFLQRALPGSELLRRAQSLLEVLQSQASLESETDGSLQGNSPFCLGEEEEVEVEAETQDFLSFGTDLVAEQLTYMDALLFKKVVPHHCLGSVWSQRDKKQNKLSAPTVRATITQFNAVAACVVSTVLRQRQIRPHLRARVIQHWIDIAQECRIRKNFSSLRAIISALQSNPLYRLKRAWASVHKDSMQMFEELSDIFSDHNNYFTSRELLMREGTSKFASLESCAKEHQKRSHKRLQLQKEMGAMQGTIPYLGTFLTDLTMLDTALPDLVEGSLINFEKRRREFEVIAQIKLLQSACNSYSLHPDRHFLRWFLRQPQLTEEESYTLSCEIEGVGDCSPTSPKARKSMVKRLSLLFLGAETGTASSPVRENPRSPPAGSSGESMDSVSVSSSDSGSPSDSEGLTPTHMPNTAQKLSESSSCSSLHSMDTTSSSSASIPLIPASPTPSGCSCSHRRTPSLTPASPSSPSLPPVYNTQAQDACIIRVSLEHGNGNMYKSIMLTSQDKTPVVISRAMTKHHLEGEPADTYELVQVISEERELVIPDNANVFYAMNTSANFDFLLRVRGSAGRPVQLRSRCSSTLPRAQQRTSLSLRLSKVTL; from the exons AGCTCCATGCAGGACTggggggaggaggtggaggagggggcCATATACAATGTGACTCTGAAAAGGGTCCAGATCCAGCAAGCGGCCAACAAGGGAGCACGATGGCTAGGG GTGGATGGGGACCGCCTCCCCCCAGGCCACACGGTCAGCCAGCTGGAGACGCATAAGATCCGCAGCATCCGCGCCGGCTCGCTGGAGCGGCTGGTGGAGACGCTGCTTACGGCCTTCGGCGACAATGACCTCACCTACACCAGCATCTTCCTGTCCACGTACCGCGCCTTTGCCTGCACCGAGGGggtgctgcagctgctgcttgATAA ATATGGCAACGTGGAGGACGAGGGAGATGGAGACCATCAGCGGCCTGACACGAGGGCGGAAATCCAGAA TGCCCTGGCCTCCATCCTGCGGGCCTGGCTGGACCAGTGTCCCGAGGACTTCCAGGAGCCGCCCTCATACCCAAGCCTGCGCAGGGTCAtggagttcctgcagagggcgctGCCTGGCTCGGAGCTGCTACGCAGAGCGCAGAGTCTACTGGAGGTGCTGCAGAGCCAGGCCAGCCTGGAGTCTGAGACTGACG GCAGTTTACAGGGTAACAGCCCCTTCTGCCTcggggaggaagaggaagtggaAGTGGAGGCAGAGACGCAGGACTTCCTGTCCTTTGGTACCGATTTGGTGGCGGAGCAGTTGACTTACATGGATGCG CTTCTGTTCAAGAAGGTGGTTCCCCATCACTGCTTGGGCTCCGTTTGGTCCCAACGCGACAAGAAGCAGAACAAGCTGAGCGCGCCCACCGTCCGAGCCACCATCACGCAGTTCAACGCCGTGGCGGCCTGTGTGGTCAGCACCGTGCTACGTCAGCGGCAGATTCGCCCCCACCTGCGCGCACGAGTCATCCAGCACTGGATCGACATTGCCCAA GAGTGCAGAATTCGCAAGAATTTCTCCTCTCTGCGAGCCATTATCTCAGCGCTGCAATCCAATCCCCTGTACCGCCTGAAGAGGGCATGGGCCTCCGTGCACAA GGACAGCATGCAGATGTTTGAGGAACTTTCGGATATTTTTTCCGATCACAACAACTACTTCACCAGCCGGGAGCTGCTGATGAGG GAGGGCACCTCAAAGTTTGCCAGTCTGGAGAGCTGTGCTAAGGAGCACCAGAAACGGTCTCACAAGAGGCTGCAGCTTCAGAAAGAAATG GGTGCCATGCAGGGGACGATCCCCTACCTGGGGACCTTCCTGACAGACCTAACCATGCTGGACACGGCCCTGCCTGACCTGGTTGAG GGGAGTCTGATAAACTTTGAGAAGAGGCGCAGG GAGTTTGAAGTAATTGCacagatcaagctgctgcagtcggCCTGTAACAGCTACTCGCTGCACCCTGACCGCCACTTCCTGCGCTGGTTCCTCCGCCAGCCCCAGCTCACTGAAGAGGAGAg ctaCACCCTGTCCTGTGAGATCGAGGGAGTGGGAGACTGCAGCCCTACCTCCCCCAAGGCGAGGAAGAGCATGGTGAAGAGGCTGAGTCT GCTGTTTCTGGGAGCCGAAACTGGCACTGCAAGCTCTCCTGTGAGGGAGAACCCTCGGTCGCCACCTGCTGGCAGCTCGGGGGAAAGCATGGACTCGGTCAGCGTGTCCTCCAGTGACTCCGGCAGCCCGTCGGACAGCGAGGGCctgacacccacacacatgccTAACACGGCACAGAAG TTGTCAGAATCCTCGTCCTGCTCCTCTCTGCACTCCATGGACACGACGTCGTCGTCATCAGCCAGCATCCCCCTGATCCCGGCCTCCCCGACGCCGTCAGGCTGCTCCTGCTCCCACCGCCGTACCCCCTCCCTGACTCCTGCCTCTCCCTCATCCCCCAGCCTGCCCCCCGTCTACAACACACAGGCTCAAGACGCCTGCATCATCCGCGTCAGCCTGGAGCATGGCAACGGAAACATGTACAAGAGCATCATG CTGACCAGCCAGGACAAAACTCCTGTGGTCATCTCACGCGCCATGACCAAGCACCACCTGGAGGGGGAGCCGGCGGACACCTACGAGCTGGTGCAGGTCATCTCTGAGGAAAGAG agcTTGTGATCCCGGACAACGCCAATGTCTTTTACGCCATGAACACGTCGGCCAACTTCGACTTCCTGCTGCGCGTGCGTGGCTCCGCCGGGCGCCCCGTCCAGCTGCGCAGTCGCTGCAGCTCCACCCTCCCGCGTGCGCAGCAGAGGACCAGCCTGTCCCTGAGACTCAGCAAGGTCACATTGTGA